One genomic region from Anthonomus grandis grandis chromosome 1, icAntGran1.3, whole genome shotgun sequence encodes:
- the LOC126741451 gene encoding protein lines, whose amino-acid sequence MVLRQRENKMSSEQPVKKKPKRADANNDADEPDFINSLAENTVQSNLQALHLSLPPHVNEDDITLNTVNLEYRNKAFLAASDSELDKSVSESDHNDSELASSVSTQSDGLPIPPAPNISLSSIVDPSEIHASPSEEIAVSADSSLNEFQQSLIKQCLCGVSDTILSEIHTSRDIILLEWPHNKVLQFLSNLQLLFDVYLKQNNRGFICSQIITNCEMVVFNQYNLIEQIMSLCEIKNKFVQYLAARVLSSFLITAKTNINHEWLETILNILTMDNVSCTKMNFSLDIIQRVVEWKDIDIHVLEEPDNTVINANCVKVPFRDSESYDTSAIKGLIIKSLEAKWPELIHKIQTFIISNHPVGNQTTCILTFLTLWEKIISVKANLSVIDIKPFYAHLEAFVGLLNSNLPPVIWKQLLSLFNEVLCYGSTLALQDMVPDETGRLAHLVVRYVKDYQLLDRLPYRRDHNFTVNNFIGTIPSDDPSETNIDKTLIQKMVLLVLKSVAVTIKEARSDSSDSSIGSDEYDFFEDMQLIVRSIRDVLRKVDAFIKNSSDFHPETPFCKTMVNLFSDQDNYLLESMVCTLDVAVGISYRNAVFPDLTSMLNPYHSFIEFLKIVSHDSDVLLDYLVGNETCFLLYLLRFLKYTRRNWASFVSSCGEGSTARNIELDDTMAVLIRLKMQINRLVARDLFPYNINPILRLLTNCENLYDGSEYS is encoded by the coding sequence ATGGTTCTCAGGCAAAGGGAGAATAAAATGTCCTCAGAACAACCAGTGAAGAAGAAGCCCAAGAGGGCAGATGCTAATAATGATGCAGATGAACCAGACTTTATCAACAGTCTCGCTGAGAATACTGTGCAGTCAAATTTACAGGCACTGCACCTCTCTCTGCCTCCACATGTGAATGAAGATGACATAACATTGAATACAGTGAACTTAGAGTATAGGAATAAGGCATTTTTAGCTGCCAGTGATAGTGAATTAGACAAAAGTGTGAGTGAATCTGATCATAATGATAGTGAACTTGCTTCTTCTGTGAGTACCCAGTCAGATGGCTTGCCAATACCCCCTGCTCCTAATATAAGTCTCTCATCTATAGTAGATCCTTCAGAAATCCATGCAAGCCCAAGTGAAGAGATTGCAGTAAGTGCCGATAGTTCATTAAATGAGTTTCAGCAAAGTCTTATTAAGCAGTGCCTTTGTGGTGTGTCTGACACTATACTATCTGAAATCCACACTAGCAgggatattattttattagagtGGCCTCATAATAAGGTACTTCAATTCCTTTCCAATTTACAACTGTTAtttgatgtttatttaaaacaaaataataggGGTTTTATTTGCTCTCAAATCATTACCAATTGTGAAATGGTTGTGTTCAACCAGTACAATTTAATTGAGCAAATAATGTCCCtatgtgaaataaaaaataagtttgtaCAATACCTTGCTGCCAGAGTTCTCAGTAGCTTTTTAATAACTGCCAAAACAAACATCAATCATGAGTGGCTTGaaaccattttaaatattttgacaatGGACAATGTCAGCTgtacaaaaatgaatttttctctCGACATTATACAGAGGGTTGTAGAGTGGAAAGACATTGATATTCATGTGCTTGAAGAACCTGACAATACTGTTATCAATGCCAATTGTGTCAAGGTACCTTTTCGGGACTCTGAGAGCTATGACACCTCAGCAATAAAGGGTCTTATTATCAAGAGTCTGGAAGCAAAATGGCCTGAGTTAATCcacaaaattcaaacttttaTTATCAGTAATCATCCTGTAGGTAATCAAACCACTTGCATTTTGACCTTCTTAACACTATGGGAGAAAATTATTTCAGTGAAAGCAAACCTTAGTGTTATAGACATTAAACCTTTTTATGCCCACTTAGAAGCCTTTGTTGGTTTATTGAATAGTAACTTGCCTCCAGTAATTTGGAAGCAACTACTATCACTTTTTAATGAAGTTCTTTGCTATGGAAGTACTCTGGCTCTTCAGGATATGGTTCCAGATGAAACTGGTCGGCTGGCCCATTTAGTTGTCAGATATGTAAAAGATTATCAACTTCTTGACAGGTTGCCCTATAGGAGGGATCATAActttactgtaaataattttataggtACTATTCCTAGTGATGATCCCTCTGAAACAAATATAGATAAAACTTTAATACAAAAGATGGTTTTGTTGGTCTTGAAATCTGTGGCAGTAACAATCAAAGAAGCCAGATCAGATAGTTCAGACAGCTCAATAGGGTCAGATGAATATGACTTTTTTGAAGATATGCAATTGATTGTGAGATCTATTAGAGATGTGTTAAGGAAAGTAGATGCCTTCATTAAAAATTCCTCAGATTTTCATCCTGAAACTCCATTTTGCAAAACTATGGTAAATCTGTTCAGTGATCAAGACAACTATTTACTTGAATCTATGGTGTGTACCTTAGATGTAGCTGTAGGTATTTCTTATAGAAATGCAGTATTCCCTGACCTAACATCAATGCTTAACCCTTACCAttcttttatagaatttttgaaaattgtgtctCATGATTCTGATGTTTTGTTAGATTACCTTGTTGGGAATGAAACATGCTTTCTACTATATTTGTTAAGGTTCTTAAAGTATACAAGAAGAAACTGGGCAAGTTTTGTCAGTAGTTGCGGAGAGGGCAGTACTGCTAGAAACATAGAATTGGATGACACTATGGCAGTATTAATAAGgctaaaaatgcaaataaatagatTGGTTGCAAGAGACTTATTCCCATATAATATTAATCCTATTTTAAGACTGCTCACCAACTGTGAGAATTTGTATGATGGGAGTGAGTACAGTTGA